One Niabella beijingensis DNA window includes the following coding sequences:
- a CDS encoding SusC/RagA family TonB-linked outer membrane protein — MKLSVIFLLATAIHASAAVSGQNVTLSKKKGGLTAIFGEIKRQTGYNFLYKDALLRNSRPVSISVKNMPLRKALDLLLTDQLLTYSIVEKTIIIREGGARTIKADQLTVTGTVTDTEGKPLSGASITVKGQSTGVMTNEAGKYSIQVDEDAVLEVSSVGYLTQTINVNKRTTINISLEKADSKLDEVVVVGYGTQKKGDVSAAITQVSGKVLENRPITNIGAGLQGVVPNLQITMQGGAPGKGANFNIRGITSINGGGPLILVDGVVQDPNLVNPNDVASVTILKDGASAAIYGARAAYGVILITTKSGKKDQSPVVSVSGSYALNDLTLRPRYVNSLTYINYMDSANINAGNGAYFSQRIRDGVTAYFNDPVNNPYVLYDPSIDKTGYYTYVGNTDWTSELYKRGSLIQSNVSVSGGSKNTSYYMSYGNMRQNGFLKSYKDYYQRHNINLSISSDVTKWLKVTGKVRYTYSFEDHPSGGTGGNSGITESSGQLKNDLRPLMPIRHPDGNFAGQGSFTNLFAVGALGGHSQKKVNDLWATAAATITPVKELNLNIDYTFNPYSDNTEFTSQLFREYHADGTYNIYPWTNPNLVNLGNNNDYYHALNIYGNYTKKIGLHNLSLMAGYNEEVKQIKFYSAQRKNLIDNNLPVLNRATGDMAVDESIPSWAVQGYFARLNYDYDNRYYLGLVGRYDGSSVFAPDSRYVFNPSVSAAWRISNEQFWKNNTGLSEVFNEFKIKGSYGRLGNQTLDPDKFGYFPYLSFYNINAAYPYILGNTTTLPVGIAPGGLVSPTFSWEKVSQWNVGTEMEFLQHRLSLAYDYYTRYTSGMFAPRSPLPAVLGTEVPRSNSGNLKTKGWELSLAWRDNVGAELSYRASVVLSNSDAYITEYNNPTKLLSNDNSSFYVGQRLGEIWGLKSAGLFASDAEAAGYSIDQSQLYNNQWHAGDVKYIDLNGDNKITNGNGTADNSGDLTIIGNRNPHYMYGVTGGITWKQFDFDLFLQGVAKQDFVPDGRFFGIGSEWDVPMEAAMDYWSYQNPGGYLPRVYIDGARGNRGGFGYSNAVDRYLQNAAYLRVKQVTLGYTFTQPWLQRARISNLKLYITGQNVLTFTKLSKLYDPENLSLMGYPITKSWSFGININLK, encoded by the coding sequence ATGAAGCTTTCCGTTATTTTTTTACTTGCAACCGCTATCCACGCATCGGCTGCGGTAAGTGGTCAGAATGTAACACTTTCTAAAAAGAAAGGAGGTCTTACCGCTATTTTTGGAGAAATAAAAAGGCAGACAGGGTATAATTTCCTGTACAAGGATGCGCTGCTCCGTAACAGCAGGCCGGTGAGCATATCGGTAAAGAATATGCCGCTGCGCAAGGCACTGGATCTGTTGCTGACTGATCAGCTGCTGACTTACAGTATCGTGGAAAAGACCATTATCATCCGCGAAGGAGGTGCCCGGACCATTAAGGCAGATCAGCTGACGGTTACCGGTACGGTAACAGATACGGAGGGAAAGCCCCTTTCTGGCGCAAGCATTACCGTGAAGGGGCAGAGCACGGGGGTAATGACCAATGAAGCCGGGAAGTATTCCATACAGGTGGATGAAGACGCGGTGCTGGAAGTGTCGTCGGTCGGGTACCTTACGCAGACCATTAATGTAAACAAACGGACTACCATAAACATTTCACTGGAAAAGGCCGACAGCAAGCTGGATGAAGTAGTGGTGGTGGGATATGGTACTCAAAAGAAAGGCGATGTATCTGCTGCCATTACCCAGGTGTCGGGCAAGGTGCTGGAAAATCGCCCAATTACCAATATCGGTGCAGGTCTTCAGGGTGTGGTACCCAATCTGCAGATCACCATGCAGGGGGGAGCACCGGGGAAGGGGGCCAATTTCAATATCAGGGGGATCACCTCTATAAACGGAGGAGGGCCGCTGATACTGGTAGACGGAGTGGTACAGGATCCAAATCTTGTAAACCCGAATGATGTAGCCAGTGTTACAATTTTAAAAGATGGTGCGTCTGCCGCTATTTACGGAGCCCGTGCCGCCTATGGTGTTATATTGATCACGACAAAGAGCGGTAAAAAAGACCAGTCGCCGGTAGTATCGGTTTCCGGGTCCTATGCGCTCAACGATCTTACATTGCGTCCGCGCTACGTCAACTCTCTTACCTATATTAATTATATGGATTCGGCCAATATCAATGCCGGTAACGGAGCGTATTTCTCGCAGCGTATCCGGGACGGTGTTACGGCTTATTTCAATGACCCGGTAAATAACCCTTATGTGCTTTATGATCCCTCGATCGATAAAACGGGTTATTACACTTATGTAGGCAATACCGACTGGACATCTGAATTATACAAACGCGGAAGCCTTATCCAGAGCAATGTTTCCGTAAGCGGTGGTTCAAAAAATACTTCTTATTACATGTCGTACGGGAACATGCGGCAGAACGGTTTCCTGAAATCATATAAGGACTATTACCAGCGGCACAATATCAACCTGTCCATCAGTTCTGATGTGACGAAGTGGCTGAAGGTTACGGGTAAAGTGCGCTATACTTATTCCTTTGAGGATCATCCTTCCGGCGGAACCGGTGGTAACTCCGGTATCACGGAAAGCAGCGGCCAGCTAAAGAATGATCTGCGGCCGCTGATGCCCATCCGGCATCCGGACGGGAACTTTGCTGGTCAGGGTAGCTTCACCAATCTCTTTGCTGTAGGGGCCCTGGGCGGACATAGTCAAAAAAAGGTGAACGACCTGTGGGCTACTGCTGCGGCTACCATCACCCCGGTAAAGGAGCTGAACCTGAATATCGACTATACCTTTAATCCTTATTCGGATAATACCGAATTCACCTCACAGCTCTTCCGGGAATACCATGCCGATGGTACTTATAATATTTATCCCTGGACCAATCCTAACCTGGTGAACCTGGGCAATAACAACGATTATTATCATGCGCTGAATATTTACGGCAACTATACCAAAAAGATCGGGCTCCACAACCTCAGTCTGATGGCGGGTTATAACGAAGAAGTGAAACAGATCAAGTTTTATTCAGCGCAGCGCAAAAACCTTATCGACAACAACCTGCCGGTGCTCAACAGGGCTACAGGAGACATGGCCGTGGATGAATCGATCCCCAGCTGGGCGGTGCAGGGTTATTTTGCACGCCTTAACTACGATTACGACAACCGCTATTACTTGGGTCTGGTAGGGCGTTATGATGGTTCCAGCGTATTTGCACCGGACAGCCGTTATGTATTTAACCCCTCGGTATCTGCCGCCTGGAGGATCAGCAATGAGCAGTTCTGGAAGAACAATACCGGACTTTCCGAAGTGTTCAATGAATTTAAAATAAAAGGCTCCTATGGAAGGTTGGGAAACCAGACACTGGACCCTGATAAATTCGGATACTTTCCATACCTGTCCTTTTATAACATCAATGCAGCCTATCCCTATATCTTAGGAAACACCACCACACTTCCTGTAGGCATTGCGCCCGGGGGATTGGTGAGTCCCACTTTTAGCTGGGAAAAAGTAAGCCAGTGGAATGTGGGAACGGAGATGGAGTTTCTCCAACACCGGCTGAGCCTGGCGTATGACTATTACACCCGGTATACCAGTGGTATGTTTGCTCCCAGATCACCATTACCTGCGGTGCTGGGAACGGAAGTGCCCCGGTCCAACTCCGGTAACCTGAAAACAAAGGGATGGGAACTGTCATTGGCATGGCGTGATAATGTGGGTGCGGAACTTTCTTACCGGGCTTCGGTTGTGTTGTCGAACTCGGATGCCTATATCACCGAATATAATAATCCCACAAAGCTGTTGAGCAATGATAACAGCAGTTTCTATGTGGGGCAGCGGCTGGGGGAAATATGGGGACTGAAGTCGGCAGGGTTGTTCGCTTCGGATGCAGAAGCCGCCGGATATAGTATCGACCAGTCGCAGTTATACAATAACCAGTGGCATGCCGGGGATGTAAAATACATCGACCTGAACGGCGATAATAAAATAACCAACGGAAACGGTACCGCAGATAACAGTGGCGACCTGACCATTATCGGTAACCGAAATCCGCATTACATGTATGGCGTTACCGGCGGTATTACCTGGAAGCAATTTGATTTCGATCTTTTCCTTCAGGGGGTTGCAAAACAGGATTTTGTTCCCGATGGCCGTTTCTTTGGTATCGGCAGCGAGTGGGATGTACCAATGGAAGCGGCGATGGATTACTGGTCCTATCAAAATCCCGGCGGCTATCTGCCCCGTGTATACATTGACGGCGCACGTGGTAACCGTGGTGGTTTTGGATATTCGAATGCTGTTGACCGTTATTTGCAGAACGCCGCCTATCTGCGTGTAAAACAGGTAACACTGGGCTATACCTTTACCCAGCCCTGGTTGCAGCGGGCGAGGATCAGCAACCTGAAGCTTTATATTACCGGGCAGAATGTGCTCACCTTTACAAAGCTGTCAAAATTATATGATCCTGAAAACCTGAGCCTGATGGGATATCCCATTACCAAATCCTGGTCCTTCGGCATCAACATCAATTTAAAATAA
- a CDS encoding FecR family protein: MLKSRIEELLQLLADGTATTAETDELYGYYLSAEHAAAIEALIDTCWDRLAFEKFLTVKESERLYRHIQRRLPQHQVKKIAPGWWIAAAAVLLVLAVGGLLPSSRSGKKQQALVPVITDVAPPAAANAVLFLENGDKQLLKASRAVRSSTISRPANAKGYNTIFNPRGSQPIEIVLADSTRLWLNAESSVKYPLQFAAAERRVQVSGEAYFEVAHQENKPFVVENGKTEVKVLGTHFNINTFDNKIKVTLLQGLVQVSNQKDSNLINPGQAAVITEAVDIMKSDTVSAVAWKSQLFDFKETALDEILQEIGRWYDVEVFYEGPVPKITLSGSVNRNINASKVLEMLALTSGLQFEIKGRRIIVSKNK, encoded by the coding sequence ATGCTTAAATCCAGGATCGAAGAATTACTTCAGTTGCTTGCAGATGGAACAGCTACTACAGCTGAAACCGATGAGTTGTATGGATATTATCTGAGTGCGGAGCATGCCGCAGCAATTGAAGCCCTGATCGATACCTGCTGGGACCGGTTGGCGTTTGAAAAATTTCTTACCGTTAAGGAATCGGAACGGCTGTACCGGCACATTCAGCGCCGGTTGCCGCAGCATCAGGTTAAAAAGATAGCGCCCGGCTGGTGGATCGCAGCGGCTGCTGTGTTACTGGTGTTGGCAGTGGGCGGGTTGCTGCCATCATCCCGCTCCGGAAAAAAGCAGCAGGCCCTGGTGCCTGTTATTACAGATGTGGCGCCACCCGCCGCTGCCAACGCCGTACTTTTTTTAGAAAACGGCGATAAGCAATTGCTGAAGGCTAGCAGGGCGGTACGGTCGTCAACCATCAGCCGCCCGGCAAACGCAAAAGGGTATAACACCATTTTTAACCCGCGCGGCAGCCAGCCGATAGAGATTGTACTGGCAGACAGTACCCGGCTTTGGCTGAATGCCGAAAGCTCAGTAAAATATCCGTTGCAGTTTGCCGCGGCCGAACGCCGGGTACAGGTAAGCGGAGAGGCCTATTTTGAAGTAGCTCATCAGGAAAATAAACCTTTTGTGGTGGAGAACGGAAAAACAGAGGTAAAAGTGCTGGGGACACATTTTAACATCAACACATTTGATAATAAAATAAAAGTGACCCTGCTGCAGGGGCTGGTACAGGTAAGTAATCAAAAGGATTCAAACCTTATCAATCCCGGACAGGCAGCGGTAATTACGGAAGCTGTAGATATTATGAAGTCGGATACAGTGAGCGCCGTGGCCTGGAAGAGCCAGCTTTTTGATTTTAAGGAGACGGCGCTGGATGAGATCCTGCAGGAAATAGGCCGCTGGTATGATGTGGAAGTGTTTTATGAAGGACCGGTTCCGAAAATCACTTTATCCGGCAGTGTAAACCGTAACATCAATGCCTCGAAGGTGCTGGAAATGCTGGCGCTTACCAGCGGACTGCAATTCGAGATCAAAGGGCGCCGCATCATCGTAAGCAAAAACAAATAA
- a CDS encoding RNA polymerase sigma factor, giving the protein MEVATEVLLERIIRGEESAFRELYDRYHQQIYSIGYYLTRSQTIAEDIVQDVFLKIWNKKEVLQEVQHFEAWLKIIVKNHTLNVLTRVARERLIYKAQSHQPAETLITPGLEQKEINHLIQKAIDRLPEQQKKAYVLNKQEGFKVAEIASIMNLSIHTVKNHLKAATASVIAFCKNHIEVIITVVFLSKK; this is encoded by the coding sequence ATGGAAGTAGCAACTGAGGTTTTACTGGAGCGGATTATTAGGGGCGAAGAAAGCGCCTTCCGGGAATTATATGACCGCTATCATCAGCAGATCTATTCCATCGGGTATTACCTGACCCGGTCCCAAACCATTGCGGAAGACATTGTTCAGGATGTGTTTTTAAAGATCTGGAACAAGAAGGAAGTGTTGCAGGAGGTGCAGCATTTTGAAGCCTGGCTGAAGATCATCGTGAAAAACCACACCCTGAATGTGCTTACAAGAGTAGCCAGGGAGCGGCTTATTTATAAAGCACAATCGCACCAGCCGGCTGAAACCCTTATCACACCAGGGCTGGAACAAAAAGAGATCAATCACCTGATACAGAAAGCCATCGACCGCTTGCCGGAACAACAGAAAAAAGCCTATGTGCTTAATAAACAGGAGGGCTTTAAGGTTGCAGAGATCGCTTCTATTATGAACCTGAGCATCCACACCGTAAAAAATCATTTAAAAGCAGCCACCGCTTCAGTTATCGCCTTTTGTAAAAACCATATAGAAGTGATCATTACGGTAGTTTTTCTTTCAAAAAAATAA
- a CDS encoding SymE family type I addiction module toxin gives MITCLPEIRLLGQWLAACGFAPGNTIQVTTGRNKLIITTNRAAQKPAHQKTTHHEKEKNTKAKTLAAPISRKRG, from the coding sequence GTGATAACCTGCCTGCCGGAGATACGGCTGCTGGGCCAATGGCTGGCGGCCTGCGGCTTTGCACCGGGCAATACCATACAGGTGACCACGGGGCGTAATAAACTAATCATTACTACTAACCGCGCGGCCCAAAAGCCCGCGCACCAAAAAACAACCCACCATGAAAAAGAAAAAAACACAAAAGCTAAAACACTGGCTGCGCCAATATCCCGGAAGCGAGGTTAA
- a CDS encoding helix-turn-helix domain-containing protein, whose amino-acid sequence MDKKIHEGRNVKRFREMLGIKQETLALELGDDWNQKKISILETKETIDVPLLQQISTVLKIPVEAFQNFDEEQAVNIISNTFNDQANGYNYYPTFNFNPLEKMVELYERMLQQQKEMIEKLEKLIEEK is encoded by the coding sequence ATGGACAAAAAGATACATGAAGGCCGTAATGTAAAGCGTTTCCGCGAAATGCTGGGCATTAAACAGGAAACACTGGCCCTGGAGCTGGGCGATGACTGGAACCAAAAGAAAATATCTATACTGGAAACCAAAGAAACCATTGATGTGCCCCTGCTGCAACAGATATCCACTGTACTAAAAATACCGGTGGAGGCGTTTCAGAATTTTGATGAAGAACAAGCGGTGAATATTATTTCCAATACATTCAATGACCAAGCAAATGGGTATAACTACTATCCAACATTCAATTTCAATCCCCTTGAAAAAATGGTGGAATTGTATGAGCGTATGCTGCAACAGCAAAAGGAAATGATTGAGAAGCTTGAAAAATTAATTGAGGAAAAATAG
- a CDS encoding HEPN domain-containing protein, which produces MKDLKYYVRWQIEGDEEKYYGILEYKEECFFVILFDCYSVPSKVNNIYGDSTDGKKITLHNCLFTNKKMSLQGIPTITVMAHLCFIGGHFKVEEARFQSVNLVYSSLNEWFDIRGLKYADIQSKSVSISYEVPQTRVFYEREDLTMGVTFQGTWPLFSVDHEFVLKQQTSILVKYAPGFTLDDFWNYDTILTGFFALAYFSEAHLTAISFIRDSENITCFYSGQDVDFKNKTRNKRFLFTYKDIQKDFSAIFKKWIDILSITEPAVLILTESFNSQNKVGENLFLNIIQAIETFHRTTRNNEVEPKHIHKHKINGILSGCPEEYRQWLKDKLNFSNEPTLQERLVELFDELSNEITDHLYPDKAELIKNAKNTRNYLTHYDRSLKKKALSGIKLYYLTERLQIFLLILVLKELGIEQDKINKMITKESHGLFNHVIVKKSVHENINFLNKK; this is translated from the coding sequence ATGAAAGATCTTAAATATTATGTGCGTTGGCAAATTGAAGGAGATGAGGAAAAATATTATGGCATTCTTGAGTACAAAGAGGAATGCTTTTTCGTTATTCTATTTGATTGCTATTCGGTACCATCGAAAGTTAATAATATATATGGGGATTCCACAGATGGAAAAAAAATTACCTTACACAATTGTTTATTTACTAATAAGAAAATGTCATTGCAAGGTATTCCAACCATTACTGTAATGGCACATCTTTGTTTTATTGGAGGGCATTTTAAAGTTGAAGAAGCTAGATTTCAAAGTGTTAATCTAGTTTACTCTTCATTAAATGAATGGTTTGATATTAGGGGATTAAAATATGCGGATATTCAAAGCAAATCTGTTTCAATTAGCTATGAAGTTCCACAAACTAGGGTTTTTTATGAACGGGAAGATTTAACAATGGGTGTTACATTTCAAGGGACATGGCCACTTTTTTCCGTTGATCATGAATTTGTTTTAAAGCAGCAAACGAGCATACTTGTGAAATATGCTCCAGGGTTTACCTTAGATGACTTTTGGAATTATGATACTATTTTAACTGGCTTTTTTGCATTAGCTTATTTTTCAGAAGCTCACCTGACTGCTATATCTTTTATTCGTGACAGTGAGAATATTACTTGTTTTTATTCAGGTCAAGACGTGGATTTTAAAAATAAAACTCGTAACAAACGTTTTCTTTTTACTTATAAAGATATCCAGAAGGATTTTTCAGCGATATTCAAAAAATGGATTGATATATTGTCCATTACAGAGCCCGCGGTTTTGATACTGACCGAATCCTTCAATAGTCAAAATAAAGTGGGTGAGAACTTGTTTTTGAATATCATTCAGGCTATTGAAACATTTCATCGTACAACTCGAAATAACGAAGTAGAACCTAAACATATTCACAAACATAAAATTAATGGTATTTTAAGTGGTTGTCCAGAAGAATATCGACAATGGCTAAAAGATAAACTTAACTTTTCAAATGAACCAACACTTCAAGAACGGCTCGTAGAGTTATTTGATGAACTCAGTAATGAGATTACGGATCACTTATACCCTGATAAAGCTGAACTGATTAAAAATGCCAAAAACACACGAAATTACTTAACTCATTATGATAGATCGTTGAAGAAAAAAGCACTTAGTGGTATTAAGCTTTATTACCTTACTGAACGATTGCAGATTTTTCTGCTAATCCTTGTTTTGAAGGAGCTAGGGATAGAACAGGATAAGATCAATAAAATGATCACTAAAGAATCTCATGGGCTTTTTAATCATGTGATAGTTAAAAAGAGCGTTCATGAAAATATAAATTTCCTCAATAAAAAATGA
- a CDS encoding helix-turn-helix transcriptional regulator: MKLLRTQLQLSQQELADLIDVSRSTITMYEKGWRNLPSAAMVKLVQLELLHQQLQLKKTVPNKQLQTFLQLRMLKVEKVLNAHARRAAADALTISFTLSHMQERYAQLQQKLAFVHHLMEDAAPDTRQMIRLRNMELNVLEAMDSCSPDRQLVAQYKLSTLKARQQAALRIKDAARRGGPDVKLS, encoded by the coding sequence ATGAAGTTATTGAGAACCCAATTACAGCTGAGCCAGCAGGAGCTGGCAGATCTTATAGACGTATCGCGCAGCACGATTACCATGTATGAAAAAGGATGGCGCAACCTGCCCTCGGCGGCCATGGTAAAGCTGGTGCAGCTGGAGCTGCTGCACCAACAGCTGCAATTAAAAAAAACAGTACCGAACAAGCAATTGCAAACCTTTTTGCAACTGCGGATGCTGAAGGTGGAAAAAGTGCTGAACGCGCATGCACGCAGGGCTGCGGCGGATGCACTAACCATTAGCTTTACCCTAAGCCATATGCAGGAGCGGTATGCCCAGCTGCAACAAAAGCTGGCCTTTGTACACCACCTTATGGAAGATGCCGCGCCGGATACCCGGCAGATGATCCGCCTGCGGAATATGGAGCTGAATGTGCTGGAAGCGATGGATAGTTGCAGCCCCGACAGGCAGCTGGTGGCGCAGTATAAACTGTCCACCTTAAAGGCCCGGCAGCAGGCCGCCCTGCGTATAAAGGATGCGGCCCGGCGGGGCGGGCCGGATGTTAAACTATCTTAA
- a CDS encoding SMP-30/gluconolactonase/LRE family protein yields the protein MQELKATLLHRDRLLLGEGAAWHAGWQQFIYVDVEGGVVGRIDPATGNTTTINVGRRIGAVLPASGNRLLLALQGALVLLNADTGTLTPLAAIEAHKPENRCNDGKCDAAGRLWIGTMEVDARSGQGALYRFDGRTLVKMISKRSISNGLCWSADNRTMYYIDSPEQNIKAYDFDLSSGTISNERVVVTIDVPGSLPDGMCMDAEGMLWVAIWGGSAVHRYNPRSGALIGRVLVAAPHVSNCAFGGKNGQQLFITTARKDLDAAQLERYPLSGSLFIADTGIKGLRTYCFNDSLD from the coding sequence ATGCAGGAATTAAAGGCCACACTCTTGCACCGGGACCGGTTGTTGCTGGGCGAAGGCGCGGCATGGCATGCCGGGTGGCAGCAATTTATTTATGTGGATGTTGAAGGCGGGGTGGTGGGTCGCATTGACCCTGCAACCGGGAACACTACAACAATAAATGTGGGCAGGCGCATCGGCGCCGTACTGCCTGCTTCAGGCAACCGGTTGCTGCTGGCGTTGCAGGGAGCGCTGGTGCTGCTGAATGCGGATACCGGCACCCTTACCCCGCTGGCGGCAATAGAGGCCCACAAGCCGGAGAACCGGTGCAATGATGGTAAATGCGATGCCGCCGGCCGTTTATGGATCGGTACAATGGAAGTGGATGCCCGCAGCGGGCAGGGCGCGCTCTACCGTTTTGATGGGCGCACACTTGTAAAAATGATCAGCAAACGATCGATCTCCAACGGGCTTTGCTGGTCGGCCGATAACCGTACGATGTATTATATCGACTCACCGGAACAAAATATAAAGGCCTATGATTTTGACCTTTCATCGGGCACTATCAGTAATGAACGCGTGGTAGTAACCATTGACGTACCAGGTAGCCTGCCCGACGGTATGTGCATGGATGCCGAAGGCATGCTGTGGGTGGCTATCTGGGGCGGCAGTGCCGTGCACCGCTATAACCCGCGTAGTGGGGCCCTCATCGGACGGGTGCTGGTAGCGGCGCCACATGTAAGCAACTGCGCTTTTGGAGGCAAAAACGGGCAGCAGCTTTTTATTACCACTGCACGTAAGGACCTGGACGCGGCCCAGCTGGAACGTTACCCGCTCAGCGGCAGTCTGTTTATTGCCGATACCGGGATAAAAGGATTACGGACTTATTGTTTTAACGATAGTTTGGATTGA
- a CDS encoding alkaline phosphatase family protein, whose translation MKKQWILVMVALMTGSVLTAQRVVIIGLDGFGTEGYKASRHPNIDKLVGEGVLSLATRPVMPSVTLPNWTSHLTGSGPEEHGVTSNGWTVQQHELTAIDTDKEGYYPSIFKLLKEEVPGVKTAFYYNWAALINSTNQKYLDEKAFQYNDGYDSNYNRACAFIEKNKKQPQLVFLYSVHTDHAGHTYGWMTPQYITAIESADSAIGVFIDRLKKADLYKDTHFMLITDHGGKDKGHGGVSMREMQVPWAVTGPMIKKKGSIDKLYNSNKNTALVIAKIFGITKVPECWTGRVPGAIFK comes from the coding sequence ATGAAAAAACAATGGATCCTGGTAATGGTTGCGTTAATGACCGGTTCTGTTCTTACGGCACAGCGTGTGGTGATCATCGGACTGGATGGTTTTGGTACGGAAGGGTATAAGGCGTCCCGGCACCCGAATATTGATAAGCTTGTAGGCGAAGGCGTATTGTCCCTCGCCACCAGGCCCGTAATGCCTTCGGTAACCCTTCCCAACTGGACGAGTCATCTTACAGGATCCGGGCCGGAAGAACATGGCGTTACCAGCAACGGATGGACGGTACAGCAACATGAACTGACGGCCATTGATACAGATAAGGAGGGCTATTATCCCTCAATTTTTAAACTGCTGAAGGAGGAGGTACCCGGCGTAAAAACAGCCTTTTATTATAACTGGGCGGCGCTGATCAATTCCACCAATCAAAAATACCTGGATGAAAAAGCCTTCCAGTATAATGATGGGTATGATAGTAATTATAACAGGGCCTGTGCATTTATAGAAAAAAATAAAAAGCAGCCCCAGCTGGTTTTCTTATACAGTGTGCATACCGATCATGCCGGTCATACCTATGGGTGGATGACCCCGCAGTATATTACAGCCATCGAATCGGCAGATAGTGCCATTGGTGTTTTTATCGACCGGCTGAAAAAAGCCGACCTGTATAAGGATACACACTTTATGCTGATCACCGACCATGGCGGAAAGGATAAGGGGCACGGCGGGGTAAGCATGCGCGAAATGCAGGTGCCCTGGGCCGTTACGGGGCCCATGATCAAAAAAAAGGGAAGCATCGACAAGTTATATAACAGCAATAAGAATACAGCCCTGGTGATAGCAAAGATATTTGGGATAACGAAAGTTCCTGAATGCTGGACAGGCAGGGTGCCCGGCGCCATTTTTAAATAG
- a CDS encoding DUF6122 family protein, with protein sequence MQSFIHYFLHLVFPGILAYGCYRKHWVRTYLILLATMLVDLDHLLATPVFDACRCSINFHPLHSYWAIGGYFILLFFPQTRIIALGLLMHMGTDALDCLFNQY encoded by the coding sequence ATGCAGTCGTTTATACATTATTTTTTACACCTTGTATTCCCGGGCATCCTTGCGTATGGCTGCTACCGGAAGCACTGGGTGCGCACCTACCTCATCCTCCTGGCCACCATGCTGGTGGACCTGGACCACCTGCTGGCCACCCCTGTTTTTGATGCCTGCCGTTGCAGCATTAATTTTCATCCGCTGCACAGCTACTGGGCCATTGGCGGCTATTTTATTTTACTGTTCTTTCCACAAACAAGGATCATTGCCCTGGGGTTGCTGATGCATATGGGCACGGATGCGCTGGATTGCCTTTTTAATCAGTACTAA